A portion of the Oscillospiraceae bacterium genome contains these proteins:
- a CDS encoding ABC transporter permease subunit, with protein sequence MTQTSPAAARQLDAIPVHRKSLSQRLRENWQLYVMLLIPVVLTIVYKYWPMYGIQIAFRDFKASRGITGSEWVGLYWFERFFTAPNCVRMIKNTVLLSLYSLLWSFPIPIILSLCINQLRFAKFKRVVQTVLYAPHFISTMVICGMIKIFLSPSGGLLNLILGTSVDFLSESAAFRTIYVASGIWQEAGWGTIIYMACLAAVDTSLYEAAKIDGASMFQRILHIDIPELVPMIVLQLIMSVGNLMNVGFEKVLLLQTELNKATSDIIAVYVYEQGIINAKYSYSTAVGLFNTVVNIILLIIVNRIAKKAADVSFV encoded by the coding sequence ATGACGCAGACCTCGCCAGCTGCTGCACGTCAGCTGGACGCTATCCCGGTCCACCGCAAAAGCCTCAGCCAACGGCTGCGGGAAAACTGGCAGCTCTATGTGATGCTGCTGATCCCGGTGGTGCTGACCATCGTTTATAAGTACTGGCCCATGTACGGCATCCAGATCGCGTTCCGGGATTTCAAGGCAAGCCGCGGCATCACCGGCAGCGAGTGGGTTGGCCTGTACTGGTTTGAACGGTTCTTCACCGCACCCAACTGTGTGCGCATGATCAAGAATACCGTGCTGCTGAGCCTGTACAGCCTGCTGTGGAGCTTCCCCATCCCCATCATCCTGTCCCTGTGCATCAACCAGCTGCGCTTTGCAAAGTTCAAGCGGGTGGTGCAGACGGTGCTGTACGCACCCCACTTCATTTCTACCATGGTCATCTGTGGTATGATCAAGATCTTCCTCAGCCCCTCGGGTGGTCTGCTGAACCTGATCCTGGGCACCAGCGTGGACTTCCTCTCGGAGAGCGCCGCATTCCGTACCATTTATGTGGCCTCCGGCATCTGGCAGGAAGCTGGCTGGGGCACCATCATCTATATGGCTTGTCTGGCTGCTGTGGATACCAGCCTGTACGAAGCCGCCAAGATCGACGGTGCATCCATGTTCCAGCGCATTCTGCACATCGACATCCCGGAACTGGTACCCATGATCGTGCTGCAGCTCATTATGAGTGTAGGCAACCTGATGAACGTGGGCTTTGAAAAGGTGCTGCTGCTGCAGACCGAGCTGAACAAGGCGACCAGCGATATCATCGCCGTGTATGTGTATGAGCAGGGCATCATCAACGCCAAGTACAGCTATTCCACCGCTGTGGGTCTGTTCAACACGGTGGTCAACATCATCCTGCTCATCATCGTCAACCGCATCGCCAAGAAGGCGGCAGACGTCAGCTTTGTGTAA
- a CDS encoding LacI family DNA-binding transcriptional regulator — protein MAKQNTAPTMKDVAKEAGVSLGTVSKVINGIPVGEEYRKKVEQAIKELDYHLNAYARGLKSNRTNTIAVILPTIAHPYFGLIAHCINSSLQKRGYRMLLCDTDYDNEKEQEMIRMAEQNKVDGIIALTYDPKLEVPSEINSVSIDRYLGANIPCVASDNYAGGRLAAEKLMENGCRKLAFLRVGSSIVGETNKRKDGFVAACEAAGVPYEIKNLEDARDGIVFDPMAEFAVFLDDHLQDGVLEFDGIFCVTDRLAYQIVQLLRLMGLRVPEDVQVIGFDGLRTFGDMDYYCSTIVQPVDAIAETCVEVVLNENRANTPSLLCLPVSYAYGGTTKA, from the coding sequence ATGGCAAAACAGAACACCGCCCCTACTATGAAGGATGTGGCCAAGGAGGCAGGCGTGTCCCTCGGCACCGTGTCCAAGGTCATCAACGGCATCCCGGTGGGCGAGGAATACCGCAAAAAGGTGGAGCAGGCCATCAAGGAACTGGACTACCACCTGAACGCCTATGCGCGCGGCCTGAAAAGCAACCGCACCAATACCATCGCCGTCATCCTGCCCACCATCGCACATCCCTATTTCGGCCTGATTGCTCATTGCATCAACAGCTCGCTGCAAAAGCGCGGCTACCGGATGCTGCTCTGCGATACCGACTATGACAATGAAAAAGAGCAGGAAATGATCCGCATGGCCGAGCAGAACAAGGTGGACGGCATCATTGCCCTGACCTATGACCCGAAGCTGGAAGTACCCTCGGAGATCAACTCCGTCTCCATCGACCGGTATCTCGGTGCCAACATCCCCTGCGTGGCATCAGATAACTACGCAGGCGGGCGGCTGGCCGCCGAAAAGCTGATGGAAAACGGCTGCAGGAAGCTCGCCTTCCTGCGCGTCGGTTCCAGCATCGTGGGCGAGACCAACAAACGCAAGGACGGCTTTGTGGCCGCCTGTGAAGCCGCAGGCGTTCCTTATGAAATAAAGAATCTGGAAGATGCGCGGGACGGCATCGTCTTTGACCCCATGGCCGAGTTCGCGGTGTTCCTGGATGATCATCTGCAGGACGGCGTGTTGGAGTTTGACGGCATCTTCTGCGTGACCGACCGTCTGGCCTACCAGATTGTTCAGCTGCTGCGTCTCATGGGGCTTCGGGTGCCCGAGGACGTGCAGGTCATCGGCTTTGACGGGCTGCGCACCTTCGGCGACATGGATTATTACTGTTCCACCATTGTTCAGCCCGTGGACGCCATCGCAGAGACCTGCGTGGAAGTCGTGCTGAACGAGAACCGCGCCAATACCCCCTCCCTGCTGTGCCTGCCGGTCAGCTATGCTTACGGCGGCACCACCAAGGCATGA
- a CDS encoding carbohydrate kinase, with product MDILTIGEVLIDLTQTGKDERGIPQFAANPGGAPANLAVAASKLGAKTAFIGKVGADAFGRYLTDVLNENGVDASRVAVDADHPTTMAVVSVDAAGERDFSFYRSANADVMLCKEDISDEALKAAKIVHFGSVSLTADPSRTATLDAAARAKKLGATITYDPNYRANLWKDKEDAIAQMKAPLPLVDILKVSDEELPLLTGTTDCESGTAQLAQNGIKLIFVTLGPDGVFYRFGEKTGHVAGVPCKVGDTNGAGDTFFGAALSKLCKENLNTLTVDKLERILAFANKAASITTSRHGAIPAMPTLEEVEG from the coding sequence ATGGACATTTTAACGATTGGCGAAGTTTTGATCGACCTGACCCAGACCGGCAAGGATGAACGCGGCATCCCGCAGTTCGCGGCAAATCCCGGCGGCGCACCGGCCAATCTGGCGGTGGCTGCTTCCAAGCTGGGCGCAAAGACGGCCTTCATCGGCAAGGTGGGTGCAGATGCCTTCGGCCGCTACCTGACCGATGTGCTGAACGAGAACGGCGTGGACGCTTCCCGCGTGGCCGTGGATGCAGACCATCCCACCACGATGGCAGTGGTTTCCGTAGATGCCGCCGGTGAGCGCGATTTCAGCTTTTACCGCAGTGCCAATGCCGATGTGATGCTGTGCAAAGAGGACATTTCGGACGAAGCTCTGAAAGCGGCTAAAATCGTGCACTTTGGCTCGGTCAGCCTGACCGCCGACCCTTCCCGCACCGCCACGCTGGACGCCGCCGCCCGTGCCAAAAAGCTAGGTGCCACCATCACCTACGACCCGAATTACCGCGCAAACCTCTGGAAAGATAAAGAGGATGCCATCGCACAGATGAAAGCCCCTCTGCCGCTGGTGGACATCCTGAAGGTTTCCGATGAAGAACTGCCCCTGCTTACCGGCACCACCGACTGCGAGAGCGGCACGGCACAGCTGGCACAGAACGGCATCAAGCTGATTTTTGTCACCCTCGGCCCGGACGGTGTGTTCTATCGCTTCGGCGAAAAGACCGGTCATGTGGCGGGTGTTCCCTGCAAGGTGGGCGATACCAATGGCGCAGGCGATACCTTCTTCGGTGCGGCACTGTCCAAGCTGTGCAAAGAAAATCTCAACACCCTGACGGTGGACAAGCTGGAACGCATCCTCGCCTTTGCCAACAAAGCCGCCAGCATCACCACCAGCCGTCACGGTGCAATTCCCGCCATGCCGACGCTGGAGGAAGTGGAGGGCTGA
- a CDS encoding alpha-amylase family glycosyl hydrolase: MAAKQEFESRFAKHKDELEWLFMELYHDREALHTLEAEMEQAWNARTAELKALDKARTADPEWYKRGNMFGMTMYTDLFAGNLKELAKKLPYLKEQKLTYLHLMPLLRMPHPHNDGGYAVEDFDTVDPALGTNKDLENLTRELRKAGISLCLDFVMNHTASTHRWAMAAKAGDATYQAYYHCYDDRTIPDQYEQTVPQVFPNTAPGNFTWCEEMHKWVLTTFHDYQWDLNYANPAVFVDMTKSILHLANLGVEVFRIDAVPYIWKQLGTNCRNLPQVHTIVRMLRMVLEVVCPAVILKGEVVMAPKELAAYFGTPKKPECHMLYNVSTMVNLWSALASRDTRLLKAQLDTLHALPKNCWFVNYLRCHDDIGWGLDEAVEEKLGIDPQKHKEYLYHFYEGNFPGSWAKGELYNYDPATGDARSCGTTASLCGVEQALEKGDNIALDYAVKRDLLLHTAMAFLQGFPMLNCGDEIAQLNGWDYKNDPDRVEDSRNLHRSKFNWENAKQRTRKGTLQNALWQGMEELRKMRADECFSPDAWVTTWDSHNPGVLALVRKRGEETLVGLFNFTEYPAGASLDALGGEYHTPEGASVWLADVELQPYQALLVKKA, translated from the coding sequence ATGGCAGCAAAACAGGAATTTGAGTCCCGGTTTGCCAAGCACAAGGATGAACTGGAATGGCTGTTCATGGAGCTGTACCACGACCGTGAAGCCCTGCACACGCTGGAAGCCGAAATGGAACAGGCGTGGAATGCCCGCACGGCAGAGCTGAAAGCACTGGACAAGGCCCGTACTGCCGACCCGGAGTGGTACAAGCGCGGCAATATGTTCGGCATGACCATGTACACCGATCTCTTTGCCGGGAATCTGAAAGAGCTGGCAAAGAAGCTGCCCTACCTGAAGGAGCAGAAGCTGACCTATCTGCACCTGATGCCCCTGCTCCGGATGCCGCATCCACACAACGACGGCGGCTATGCCGTGGAGGATTTCGACACGGTAGACCCGGCCCTTGGCACAAACAAGGACTTGGAGAACCTGACCCGTGAACTGCGCAAAGCCGGCATCAGCCTGTGTCTGGATTTTGTCATGAACCATACTGCCAGCACCCACCGTTGGGCCATGGCGGCAAAAGCCGGAGATGCAACCTATCAGGCGTATTATCACTGCTACGATGACCGCACCATTCCCGACCAGTACGAGCAGACCGTGCCGCAGGTGTTCCCGAACACGGCCCCCGGCAACTTTACATGGTGCGAGGAGATGCACAAGTGGGTGCTGACCACCTTCCACGACTACCAGTGGGATCTGAACTACGCAAACCCGGCGGTGTTCGTGGACATGACCAAGAGCATCCTGCATCTGGCAAACCTCGGCGTAGAGGTGTTCCGCATTGACGCCGTGCCTTACATCTGGAAGCAGCTCGGCACGAACTGCCGCAATCTGCCGCAGGTGCATACCATCGTGCGGATGCTCCGCATGGTTCTGGAAGTAGTCTGTCCGGCGGTCATCCTCAAGGGCGAGGTCGTCATGGCTCCCAAAGAGCTGGCCGCCTACTTCGGCACACCCAAAAAGCCGGAATGCCATATGCTCTACAACGTGTCCACCATGGTCAACCTGTGGAGCGCTCTTGCCAGCCGGGATACCCGGCTGCTGAAGGCACAGCTGGATACCCTGCACGCCCTGCCGAAAAACTGCTGGTTCGTGAACTATCTGCGCTGCCACGATGATATCGGCTGGGGTCTGGACGAAGCCGTAGAGGAAAAGCTGGGCATCGACCCGCAGAAACACAAAGAGTATCTCTACCACTTCTATGAGGGCAATTTCCCCGGGAGCTGGGCAAAAGGCGAACTCTATAACTACGACCCCGCCACCGGTGATGCCCGCAGCTGCGGCACCACCGCCAGCCTGTGCGGCGTGGAGCAGGCACTGGAAAAGGGCGATAACATCGCACTGGATTACGCCGTGAAACGCGACCTGCTCCTGCACACGGCAATGGCATTTTTGCAGGGCTTCCCGATGCTGAACTGCGGTGATGAAATCGCACAGCTCAACGGCTGGGACTACAAGAACGACCCCGACCGTGTGGAGGACAGCCGCAATCTGCACCGCAGCAAATTCAACTGGGAAAACGCAAAACAGCGCACCCGGAAAGGTACGCTGCAAAACGCTCTGTGGCAGGGCATGGAAGAACTGCGCAAGATGCGGGCAGACGAGTGCTTCAGCCCGGATGCGTGGGTCACGACATGGGACAGCCATAACCCCGGTGTACTGGCACTGGTGCGCAAGCGCGGCGAGGAAACGCTGGTGGGTCTGTTCAACTTTACCGAATACCCTGCCGGTGCAAGCCTTGACGCGCTGGGCGGCGAGTATCACACCCCGGAGGGCGCTTCCGTCTGGCTGGCGGACGTGGAGCTGCAGCCCTATCAGGCATTGCTCGTGAAAAAGGCATAA
- the nagB gene encoding glucosamine-6-phosphate deaminase, producing the protein MKIIRANDYADMSRKAANILSAQIILKPDCVLGLATGGTPVGAYQQLVEWYNKGDLDFSGVTTVNLDEYRGLPKDHPESYWSFMHRNLFDHVNIDPAHIHLPDGTNPDADDACAQYNQIIHSVGGIDLQLLGLGPNGHIGFNEPGKAFELETHCVDLTEATIEANKRFFDGNEDLVPRQAYTMGIKTIMQARKVLVIANGLAKAKAVKAVVSGPVTPECPGSILQLHPDCTLVADEEALSLL; encoded by the coding sequence ATGAAGATCATTCGCGCAAACGATTACGCAGACATGTCCCGCAAGGCGGCCAACATCCTTTCGGCGCAGATCATCCTGAAACCCGACTGCGTGCTGGGTCTGGCCACCGGCGGCACCCCGGTGGGTGCCTACCAGCAGCTGGTGGAGTGGTACAACAAGGGTGACCTCGACTTTTCGGGGGTGACGACCGTCAATCTGGATGAGTACCGCGGCCTGCCCAAGGACCACCCGGAAAGCTACTGGAGCTTCATGCACCGCAACCTGTTCGATCATGTGAACATCGACCCGGCGCACATCCACCTGCCGGATGGCACCAACCCCGATGCAGACGATGCCTGCGCCCAGTACAACCAGATCATCCACAGCGTGGGCGGCATCGACCTGCAGCTGCTGGGCCTTGGCCCGAACGGCCACATCGGCTTCAACGAGCCGGGCAAGGCGTTTGAGCTGGAGACCCACTGCGTCGATCTGACCGAAGCCACCATCGAGGCCAACAAGCGCTTCTTTGACGGCAACGAAGATCTGGTGCCCAGGCAGGCCTATACCATGGGCATCAAGACCATCATGCAGGCCCGCAAGGTGCTGGTGATCGCCAACGGCCTGGCCAAGGCAAAGGCCGTCAAAGCAGTCGTGTCCGGCCCGGTCACGCCGGAATGCCCCGGCTCCATCCTGCAGCTGCATCCGGACTGCACGCTGGTGGCAGATGAAGAGGCCCTGAGCCTTCTGTGA